In the genome of Neisseria animaloris, one region contains:
- the pilM gene encoding type IV pilus assembly protein PilM, which translates to MRLAKNQKNTKGKVSSNISNSNAIGIDIGQHAIKMVQLSARSLNQIQLEKYVITKLPKNIVKGNKIQDYEQLVTYLQHSYAQLNTSSKNLVASLPQSLATIETVVYNPKEVDTDLENFAEFEVSQIAPIEEMNFDYQVIGTSIVPAGQQVLLTAAKKDDVEPRIEAFDNAGLPLSTLDIDLFAQNNAFSFWINQHAPELENEKIAVFGIHATQTYALIAQNGQVLYKQETPVSTEQLNQLIQRTYQVTEEKAAQMMNAASKPSDYQTAVADRFNIQVAQEIQRVLQFYYTTQSSENFSNIKHIFLTGTASQQPGLAETIFSHTNTATECIHPINYAAQSNKVDLSQLQIDAPSLTLAFGLALRGL; encoded by the coding sequence ATGCGTTTAGCAAAAAATCAAAAGAATACAAAAGGTAAAGTCTCTTCCAACATTAGCAACTCAAATGCTATTGGCATAGATATCGGGCAGCATGCTATCAAAATGGTTCAGCTGTCAGCCCGTAGTTTAAACCAAATTCAGTTGGAAAAATACGTTATTACAAAACTGCCTAAAAATATTGTTAAAGGCAATAAAATTCAAGACTACGAGCAACTTGTTACATATCTGCAACATTCTTATGCGCAGCTTAATACATCGTCTAAAAATCTTGTTGCATCTTTACCACAAAGTTTAGCTACGATTGAAACTGTTGTATACAACCCGAAAGAGGTTGATACTGACCTAGAAAACTTTGCTGAGTTCGAAGTATCTCAAATTGCACCCATTGAAGAGATGAACTTTGACTACCAAGTCATAGGCACCTCAATAGTTCCTGCTGGCCAGCAAGTATTGCTTACTGCTGCCAAGAAAGATGATGTGGAGCCACGCATTGAAGCTTTTGACAATGCAGGTTTACCCCTTTCAACATTAGACATAGACCTCTTTGCTCAAAACAACGCCTTTTCTTTTTGGATTAACCAACATGCTCCTGAATTAGAGAACGAAAAAATAGCCGTTTTCGGTATTCACGCAACACAAACATATGCACTAATTGCTCAAAATGGCCAAGTTCTCTACAAACAAGAAACACCTGTTAGCACAGAGCAACTAAACCAGCTTATCCAACGAACTTATCAAGTTACAGAGGAAAAAGCTGCACAGATGATGAATGCTGCCAGCAAGCCTTCTGATTATCAAACTGCAGTAGCTGATCGGTTTAACATCCAAGTAGCCCAAGAAATTCAGCGCGTATTGCAATTTTACTATACCACCCAATCAAGCGAGAATTTTTCCAATATCAAGCACATTTTCTTAACAGGAACTGCTTCTCAGCAACCAGGCTTAGCAGAAACTATTTTCTCGCACACAAATACAGCAACTGAGTGCATCCATCCAATTAACTATGCAGCTCAAAGTAATAAAGTAGATTTGTCACAATTACAAATAGATGCACCATCACTAACACTCGCTTTCGGTTTAGCACTAAGGGGTCTGTAA
- a CDS encoding pilus assembly protein PilP, which yields MKNKILLAGILALAACTPAHEDLKTWTQETQQQAKAKIIPFEEPVINPPKPYTPPAHTGLNAFDNKRLNNAQQGANAPNMDRPKEVLEGFSLENLKYVGMLKKDNQTSGYVEANGHVYTVHVGNYIGQNFGHIQSIVPDKILLTEVVEDSYGNWTYRKTELPLSSGSEKNTATVQNNK from the coding sequence ATGAAAAACAAAATATTACTCGCAGGCATATTGGCTCTAGCCGCCTGCACACCTGCCCATGAAGACTTGAAAACTTGGACGCAAGAAACCCAACAGCAAGCAAAAGCGAAGATAATTCCTTTTGAAGAACCAGTAATCAATCCACCGAAACCCTATACACCACCTGCTCATACCGGATTAAACGCTTTCGACAACAAACGCCTTAACAATGCTCAACAAGGCGCAAATGCACCCAATATGGATCGGCCCAAAGAAGTACTTGAGGGTTTTAGCTTGGAAAATCTGAAATATGTTGGAATGTTAAAGAAAGATAACCAAACTTCCGGATATGTAGAAGCAAACGGTCATGTTTACACCGTTCATGTGGGTAACTATATTGGACAGAACTTTGGGCATATCCAGTCAATAGTACCCGATAAGATTTTGCTGACAGAAGTTGTAGAAGATAGCTACGGCAACTGGACTTACCGAAAAACTGAATTACCATTGAGCAGCGGATCAGAAAAGAATACCGCAACAGTTCAAAACAATAAATAA
- a CDS encoding c-type cytochrome produces MKHFTLLAFALAVGTVMAAPKADIAKGKEIATTICAACHAADGNSGIAMYPKLSAQHASYLFTQTKEIKEGKRTTGASAVMMPLVANLSEQDILNVSAYYAKQFPKEGEANPKEDFELGAKIFRGGLIDKKIPACMSCHGPNGAGMPGGGTDIVAYPRLGGQHKAYIVDQMKAYKSGQRKNSIMQDIASRMTDMEMNAVGNFIQGLH; encoded by the coding sequence ATGAAACATTTTACTTTATTGGCTTTTGCGTTGGCCGTAGGAACAGTAATGGCTGCGCCTAAAGCCGATATTGCTAAAGGCAAAGAAATTGCAACCACTATTTGTGCGGCCTGCCATGCGGCTGACGGTAATAGCGGTATCGCTATGTATCCGAAGCTGTCTGCACAACACGCCAGCTATCTTTTCACTCAGACCAAAGAAATTAAAGAAGGTAAGCGCACTACGGGAGCTTCGGCTGTAATGATGCCGCTGGTGGCAAACTTGTCGGAGCAAGACATCTTAAATGTGTCTGCCTACTATGCCAAACAGTTCCCTAAAGAAGGCGAAGCCAATCCGAAAGAAGATTTTGAACTAGGGGCAAAAATCTTCCGTGGTGGTCTTATCGATAAAAAAATTCCCGCATGTATGTCTTGTCATGGTCCAAATGGAGCAGGTATGCCCGGAGGAGGTACGGATATCGTAGCTTATCCGCGTTTGGGTGGACAGCATAAGGCTTATATTGTGGATCAGATGAAGGCTTATAAATCGGGCCAGCGTAAAAACAGCATAATGCAGGATATTGCCAGCCGTATGACAGATATGGAAATGAATGCAGTAGGAAACTTTATCCAAGGATTGCATTAA
- a CDS encoding type IV pilus inner membrane component PilO: MSVKKLKDIDVHTLHLLSTPAKLTLAGLTIVGILAISYFALFRMQIETLDSVQNKEIELKDTYTKKSIEAANLDNLKAELSAIRSSFNVLLKQLPTDAEIPNLIQELHQAGATNGLRMDSVTPQASMNEGPIQVLPYEISITGKYNQISQFARDVGALSRIITLESLKIGHKDDKNSNQLTFSATANTYKARPVEEVEAEIAAATAAEKAQSNQ; the protein is encoded by the coding sequence ATGTCAGTAAAAAAATTAAAAGATATTGATGTACATACTTTACATTTATTAAGTACACCCGCCAAACTCACTTTAGCTGGCCTAACCATTGTTGGTATTTTGGCAATTAGTTATTTCGCCCTCTTTCGTATGCAAATTGAAACATTAGATTCGGTTCAAAATAAAGAAATCGAACTAAAAGATACTTATACAAAGAAGAGTATTGAAGCGGCAAATTTGGATAACTTGAAGGCTGAATTAAGTGCTATCCGCTCCTCATTCAACGTTTTGTTAAAACAATTACCAACAGATGCTGAAATTCCCAATCTGATACAGGAACTACATCAAGCAGGGGCTACAAATGGCTTACGTATGGATAGCGTAACACCACAAGCATCAATGAATGAAGGGCCAATTCAAGTTTTACCTTATGAAATTTCTATCACAGGCAAATATAATCAAATTAGCCAATTTGCCCGTGACGTAGGAGCTCTTTCTCGTATCATTACCCTAGAGTCTCTAAAAATCGGCCACAAAGATGATAAAAATAGCAACCAGTTGACGTTTAGTGCCACTGCAAATACCTATAAAGCCCGCCCGGTGGAAGAAGTAGAAGCAGAAATTGCGGCAGCCACTGCGGCCGAAAAAGCACAAAGCAACCAATAA
- a CDS encoding PilN domain-containing protein: protein MIELTRINLLPYREEIQQKKKQQFKALMLLALFTGLGLSALTYLTINNAIGSQEKRNDFLNQEITKTDQNLLEINKLKKEKEDFLARKQKVEELQEKRFQAAHLIDSINVLIPEGTYITSINAENPSSYTISGKATSDNKIAMFMRSLPSTGLFTQPELLSIKKVDNSQEFTLKVLLNQTSRTVPIETSDINAAVNKQGN from the coding sequence ATGATTGAATTAACTAGAATTAATCTCCTTCCTTATAGAGAAGAGATCCAACAGAAAAAAAAGCAACAATTTAAGGCATTAATGTTGCTTGCATTATTTACAGGCCTAGGCCTATCTGCATTAACTTATCTAACAATCAACAATGCAATAGGAAGCCAAGAAAAGCGAAATGATTTTTTGAATCAAGAAATTACCAAGACTGATCAAAATCTTCTTGAAATCAATAAATTAAAAAAAGAAAAAGAAGACTTTTTAGCCCGTAAACAGAAAGTAGAAGAATTGCAAGAAAAACGGTTTCAGGCAGCTCATCTTATTGATTCTATTAATGTATTAATTCCAGAGGGTACTTATATTACTTCTATTAACGCTGAAAACCCAAGTTCTTATACTATTAGTGGCAAAGCAACCAGCGATAACAAGATTGCTATGTTTATGCGCTCTCTTCCCAGTACTGGTCTTTTCACGCAACCGGAATTATTAAGCATTAAAAAAGTAGATAATTCTCAAGAGTTTACATTAAAAGTCCTCTTAAACCAAACCAGCCGCACCGTACCAATTGAAACTTCCGATATAAATGCTGCTGTCAACAAACAGGGGAATTAA
- a CDS encoding penicillin-binding protein 1A yields MIKKIITTCIGLILGLTLFVVGLVAIAILVTYPKLPSLEAIQHYQPKMPLTIYSSDGKVIGMYGEERRSFTKIADFPKVLKDAVVAAEDKRFYEHWGVDVIGVLRAAVGNITGGVQSGASTITQQVARNFYLSNERTFTRKFNEALLAYKIEQSLSKDQIMELYFNQIYLGQRAYGFAAASRIYFNKDVKDLTLAEATILAGLPKAPSTFNPIVNPERAKLRQRYILNNMVQEKMITPQERDRAVAEDLHYERYVQKIDQSALYVAEMVRQELYDKYGEDAYTQGFKVYTTVSTDHQRVATAALRKTLRGFDRGSSYRGAEHYIDLSKSDNPEETISQYLSTLYTVDDLVPAVVLDASKKGVQIQLPNGRKITLDNAALGFAARAVNNKKMEDAQIRRGAVIRVKGSGKRWTVAQEPLLQGALVALDARTGAVRALVGGYDFHSKTFNRATQAQRQPGSSFKPFVYSAALAKGMTASTQINDAPLSLPGKGPNGSTWNPKNADGRYAGFITLRQALTASKNMVSIRILMSIGVNYAQHYIQRFGFKPSEIPAGLSMALGTGETTPLKMAEAYTVFANGGYKVSAYAIDRIYDSQGRLRAQMRPLVARENAPQAIDARNAYIMYKIMQDVVQYGTASRARAVGRSDIAGKTGTTNDNKDAWFVGFNPDIVTAVYIGYDKPRSMGRAGYGGTIALPVWVEYMRYALKGVPIKGIKVPDGIVISGGEYYLKEQQSTSPNLALDNRSSRPVRSEERDSTVGSDGATARSGNSSRSGESAPAESSGQEVPVEPVNNTDGDTAPSPAPQGQSGQLDSLF; encoded by the coding sequence ATGATTAAAAAAATTATAACGACCTGTATAGGTCTGATTTTAGGGTTGACTCTCTTTGTTGTAGGGTTGGTTGCAATAGCCATTTTGGTTACTTATCCAAAACTACCATCATTAGAGGCTATACAACATTACCAACCGAAGATGCCGCTGACTATTTATTCCTCAGACGGCAAGGTTATTGGTATGTATGGAGAAGAGCGGCGTTCGTTTACCAAAATCGCTGATTTCCCTAAAGTGCTGAAAGATGCGGTTGTTGCTGCTGAAGATAAAAGATTTTATGAGCATTGGGGAGTGGATGTGATTGGGGTTTTGCGTGCTGCTGTTGGTAATATAACTGGCGGTGTACAGTCGGGTGCAAGCACGATTACCCAACAGGTGGCGCGTAATTTTTATTTGAGCAATGAACGTACGTTTACACGAAAATTTAATGAAGCGTTGTTGGCTTATAAGATTGAACAGTCTTTGAGCAAAGACCAGATTATGGAGCTGTATTTTAATCAAATCTATTTGGGTCAACGTGCTTATGGTTTTGCCGCAGCATCGCGAATTTATTTTAATAAAGATGTTAAAGACTTAACGTTAGCCGAGGCTACAATTTTGGCAGGTTTGCCGAAAGCGCCTTCCACATTTAATCCTATTGTTAACCCTGAACGTGCCAAGCTGCGCCAGCGTTACATTTTAAATAATATGGTGCAAGAAAAAATGATTACGCCCCAAGAGCGTGATCGGGCAGTGGCGGAAGATCTGCATTATGAGCGTTATGTGCAGAAGATTGATCAAAGTGCACTTTATGTTGCCGAAATGGTACGCCAGGAACTGTATGACAAATATGGTGAAGATGCTTACACTCAAGGATTCAAAGTATACACGACAGTAAGTACGGATCATCAACGTGTGGCTACTGCTGCGCTACGTAAAACTTTGAGGGGTTTTGATCGCGGTAGCAGCTATCGGGGAGCAGAGCATTATATTGATTTGAGCAAATCTGACAATCCTGAAGAAACCATCAGCCAATATCTTTCTACGTTGTATACCGTAGATGATTTAGTGCCAGCCGTTGTATTGGATGCTTCGAAGAAAGGTGTACAGATCCAGCTTCCGAATGGTAGAAAGATTACATTAGATAATGCAGCACTGGGATTTGCTGCAAGAGCCGTTAATAATAAAAAGATGGAAGATGCGCAAATCCGTCGTGGTGCAGTTATTCGGGTGAAAGGTAGCGGCAAACGTTGGACGGTTGCACAAGAGCCTTTGCTCCAAGGAGCATTAGTAGCCCTTGATGCAAGAACAGGTGCGGTACGTGCATTGGTAGGTGGCTATGACTTCCACAGTAAAACTTTCAACCGAGCAACACAAGCACAGCGTCAGCCTGGCTCTTCGTTTAAACCGTTTGTTTACTCTGCGGCTTTAGCTAAAGGAATGACGGCGTCTACACAAATTAATGATGCTCCTTTGTCTTTGCCAGGAAAAGGGCCGAACGGCTCGACATGGAATCCTAAGAATGCAGATGGGCGATATGCAGGGTTTATTACTCTGCGCCAAGCATTGACTGCTTCTAAAAATATGGTGTCTATCCGTATTTTAATGTCTATCGGTGTAAATTATGCACAACACTATATCCAGCGTTTTGGATTCAAACCTTCTGAAATACCTGCGGGGCTTTCCATGGCATTGGGTACAGGAGAAACAACGCCGTTGAAAATGGCGGAGGCTTATACGGTATTTGCCAATGGGGGATATAAAGTTTCAGCTTATGCAATTGACCGGATATATGACAGTCAAGGACGATTAAGGGCGCAGATGAGACCTTTGGTTGCGAGAGAAAATGCTCCGCAGGCAATTGATGCTCGCAATGCTTATATTATGTATAAGATTATGCAGGATGTAGTTCAATATGGTACTGCATCGCGTGCACGTGCAGTAGGGCGTTCGGATATCGCAGGTAAAACAGGTACGACCAATGACAATAAAGATGCCTGGTTTGTTGGTTTTAACCCTGATATCGTAACGGCGGTATACATAGGTTATGATAAACCGCGCAGTATGGGACGAGCGGGGTATGGTGGCACAATTGCTTTGCCTGTGTGGGTGGAGTACATGCGTTATGCTCTGAAAGGAGTACCCATTAAAGGTATTAAAGTGCCAGATGGAATTGTAATCAGTGGCGGTGAGTATTATCTGAAGGAGCAGCAATCTACCAGTCCTAACTTGGCGTTGGATAACCGCTCAAGTAGACCGGTTCGTAGTGAAGAACGGGATTCTACAGTTGGTTCTGACGGAGCTACAGCGCGTTCGGGTAATAGTTCGCGTAGTGGAGAATCCGCACCAGCAGAATCCTCCGGTCAGGAAGTTCCAGTAGAACCAGTTAATAATACGGACGGTGATACTGCTCCGTCTCCTGCACCTCAGGGACAGTCCGGTCAGCTTGATTCATTATTTTAA
- the yihA gene encoding ribosome biogenesis GTP-binding protein YihA/YsxC: MNLFQNAKFFTTVNHLKDLPTTSAEIAFVGRSNAGKSSAINTLTNHVRLAYVSKTPGRTQHINFFELTNGGFMVDLPGYGYAQVPEAVRAHWVKLLGDYLQKRAQLIGLILIMDARHPLKALDIQMLDFFHQTGRPVHILLSKADKLPKNDQIKTLSSVKKALKPYSERQQISIQLFSSLKKQGIEEVNKVVAEWFAINDGLFVDS, encoded by the coding sequence ATGAACCTATTTCAAAATGCTAAATTCTTTACTACCGTCAACCATCTCAAAGATCTGCCTACCACATCTGCCGAAATTGCTTTTGTCGGCCGCAGCAATGCCGGAAAATCTAGTGCAATCAACACATTAACTAACCATGTCAGACTAGCTTATGTTTCCAAAACTCCCGGGCGCACCCAACATATTAATTTTTTCGAGCTGACTAACGGGGGGTTCATGGTCGACCTCCCTGGATATGGTTATGCTCAAGTTCCCGAAGCAGTACGCGCACATTGGGTGAAACTGCTTGGCGACTATCTTCAAAAGCGTGCCCAGCTTATCGGTCTGATTCTGATTATGGATGCCCGTCATCCGCTCAAAGCACTAGACATACAAATGTTGGATTTCTTTCACCAAACAGGCCGTCCTGTGCATATCTTACTTTCAAAAGCAGACAAACTCCCCAAAAACGACCAAATTAAAACACTCAGTTCAGTCAAAAAAGCACTGAAACCTTATAGCGAACGCCAGCAAATCAGCATTCAGCTCTTCTCCAGCCTGAAGAAACAAGGCATAGAAGAAGTAAACAAAGTTGTCGCTGAATGGTTTGCCATAAACGATGGCTTATTCGTCGATTCTTAA